In Rosa rugosa chromosome 4, drRosRugo1.1, whole genome shotgun sequence, the genomic stretch TCCTTCATTAATACTCATGCAATTATGTATTCAACATTTCAAACAACAAAACTTTATATAGCTAAGAAAGAACTAGCTAGTCCCATACGTGTGTACGACTACAAGAGATGCACAAAGCTTGTATATGGTTCTGCATATCCATGGCTGTTTCTTCAATTTATGGTCTGGATCCTTAGTCTAACAACTTAACATACTAGGTTGTTTCGCGAGGGAACATTACTTTGTAATTCCATATCATTCGATTAGCCAGGGAATAAAGACTTTTAGGCCATTATGACCGGTATGAAATGCACAGAGCCTGTGTATGACTGCATAATGATGCTATATATGTGTGACAGAAATGCCTATAGCTAGGCATACACAAATAATGGAGATCAAGAATCACATACCATGCCTCCCATGGCGTGGACACCGCGCCTATGGCAGGTCCTGATGAGGAGATCAGAGTAACTCCTCATGAAATGTTGATTCATGCCAACTAGAACCCGGTCAGGCAATAGGCGGTCAGGGTGAGCCTGGAAGGTCTTGACATAGCTGAAAATGTAATCCCATCTTCCACAGTTCAAACCAACAGAGTGATCCCTAAGCTCATACAGGATTTCATCCATTTGAAACACAGCTGGAAGTGTTTCGATCAGAACAGTGGCTCTGATGCTTCCTCTCTCTATCCCTACCATCTTCTCTGCCTTCTTGAACACACAATTCCATATCTTCGCTTCCCTGCAGCCAAAATTGTGCAGCTTGTGTCAGTCTTCCATTATCAATTGGAAAACTCTGTTTGAACTGTCAACAAACAAGTATAAATAATGAATATTCCTTACCGTGAATGCTCCATTTTAGGGAGGTAGAAGAAAGGTCCAGACCCTTCACCTTGGGTGCGGCGGAATGCTGCATAGTTGTGGTAGAAGTAGAGACCAAAGTCGACAAGGCAACCAGTTGCAGGCTCTCCATCAATGAGAATATGAGCCTCAGGCAAGTGCCAACCTCTTGGACGCACAAAAAGCTTGGCTATGTTGTGATCGTTGAGCTTGTAGACTCTGTTTCTGGCCTTATCATGGAAAGTTATGCTCCCATCCACAGCATCTTTCAGGTTCACTTGGCCTCTTATTAGATTCTCCCAGCTTGGTGAAAGTGCATCTTCAAAATCAGCCTAACCAAGTAAAAAAAGTCGCTTCATGTCGTACTAACATCAGTTTATGATTATTTGTGACTTGAGTTCATACTCGGTACTTATATTCACTTCTCTAGCTAGGTGGGTCTTACATGCAGGAAATAGATATAGTCGGTAAATACGGTATGATTTTTAAGAAATTCTTCAAAAGTATTAACTATCGAGTAGTCAGTCTAGAGTTTgaagatatatataaaatattgatAGAACTTCTAAAATGTGTTAAAAGAGTATAACATAAACACGTAATGAAGAAATATCTAAATTATTATTGAAATTTTACTATGCCTGTCATTTTGTGCAGGCGGAAACACCTCAGCAAGGCGTGACACCTATAGAGATTAACTAATATATATGTACCAAAGTTAAAACTGATCATAAATAAAGTGTGTTATTCTCACCATGAAAACTTTTGCTCCAGAATTGAGAGCATTGATGACCATCTTCCTCTCCACAGGTCCTGTAATCTCCACCCTCCGATCAGCCACCGCTTTCGGGACTGGTGCACAAACCCAATCCCCTTCCCTTATGAACTTCGTGGCGGGGTCAAACCCGGGTAGACCACCCTCATTGTACCTCCTCTTAGCTTCCTTCCTACACTCCAATGCATACTTAATCCTGTTCCTGAACTCCCTCTGCAACTCCACCACGAACTGCAAAGCCTCCTTGCTCAGAATCTTCGCATAGTCTTGGTCATACCGTCCCCAAATTTCAACTCCATCGGGGGCATCGTAGCCCCCTCTTGCACCGGTGTTCATGTTCGTCGCTGGTGCAGGGTACCCGTACGAGCCAACTCCCATCATGTTTTCCCTTCCCCTCTAAGAATCTATGCTATGCTTGTTATGGAATAGTGGAAATGAGGAATGGTATAGTCAGATATATAGAGGCGTATGTGAAGCAGTGGATAGGGGCGAAGAGTACTATCGTCATGGGCTGAATGGTTTCGGTGCATGGCGTTATGTGCGTAAGGTGATGAGGGATGTGATGCAAGTGATTAAATCATGGAGGAGGAGATAAGGGGTGGCGGTGCCTTGAATTTTGTGCCTGCCTAGGGGGTCGAGACAATTAGGATATAGAGGATTGGTGTATTGATGATTTTGATATCATCAAAAAAGTTTTATCATTCCTTTGGATAGGACCGTAGGAGTAGCAATTCAACTCTGATGCTGTTGATAATGTGTTGCACATGCTTAACTAGCAAACAGTATTTGTGGTTTTTATGGGAATTTGATGAAGCTCAGAGACATTTTATCGAATAATTTTTGTGAGGGAGAATATATTAAGAGTTAAAACTTTACAATTTTGATGCATGTGAGATTATATGAAATTATGAGGCGGTTCAAATAGAAAGAAGTTAAGAAAATTCAAAATGACATGGTCATTATTAGGAACCCAACCTCAAATTCGCTAAACAAGTATAGAAGGATGGAAGAGTAACCAAAACATGGTTTTAGCATAAAGCAAATTGTTTTGATAATTTTCTTAATGTGTGAGTTATTTGAGTTTCATTACAAAAGATATCTCAAGCTTTACATTTGCAAGATTTGTTACACACTTTTCCAACACCCCCTCTCAACAAATGACTAGATGCATACATGTATACACGAGCCCCATAATGTCGTTGAATATCACAAACAAGCATCTATACATTCAACCCAAAATCAATTAGTAATCGAAATGCTCAAATTTTATCAATTATTGTTTacaactttattatttttgaaGTGATATACGGTTATCCAACCAATAGAATTCCACAACTAGAAATTTTTCTACATACACATTGACGGTGCAAGTGATTATTATAAGGTGATCTCAAACCTTTGATATTTATAATCaaacttttttttaataatcaAGAATTTAGTGTAATCTAATTATCCAttcatgttggtgcaagtgcacgtcggtgctCTGGATCCTCCCCTGTCTATATGATTTCTTGACAACACAAATTGGGCTAAACAGAAAATCCTATTCCTTGACGGTTAAGAAAAGTACTATATGACAGCAAAATACATGTAAATTCCAACCGACACCAAGACCTATATATTCACCCGCCAGCTCCCAAAACCATCATAACGTaaagaaacagagaaagagCTTAACTGTTTTTATGTCTTTAATTGATTAAAGGCTCTGCCAATATATACAAGAGTTACAACCCTCCTTCAATTAAGGAGGAGACAAAGGGAACAAAAGCAGCAGGAGACAAGGGAGAGTAAAAGTAGCCGAAGGAAAAGCAAAAGGTAGAAAGCAACAGTAGGAACATGTGATGAAATAATGTAATGCCAATGTTAAGAATCTTCACtcttaacactccccctcaagttggagtggATGTTAATCACTCCCAACTTGCTTAACAATGTCAGAAGTTGATTCGAGTTCAACGGCTTTGTAAAAATGTCTGCCGGCTGCTCTTGGGTCTTAACATATTGTGTCTTTATCATCCCCCTTTGCATCTTCTCTCTCACCACATGACAATCAATCTCAATATGCTTTGTTCTCTCATGAAATACAGGATTAGAAGCTATGTGAATTGCTGCTTTGTTGTCACAATATAAGCTCACTGGTTGTATTTGCCTAACATTCAAATCACGTAAAATATATAGCAACCATGTTACCTCGCAGCAAGTTGTTGCCATGGAACGATACTCGGCTTCAGCACTTGAGCGAGAGACCGTGCTTTGCTTCTTTGTCTTCCATGAAATTGGGGCATTACCAAGAAATATGCAATATCCTGTAATTGATCTTCTTGTATCCTTACATCTTGCCCAATCCGCATCACAATATGCCGTTAGCTCCAAAGACCCACTAGAGGGTAGAAGTATGCCTTGCCCAGGAGTGTGTTTAAGGTACCGTAATACTCTATAAGCTGCTTCCAAGTGAGGCTCTCGTGGCTTGTCCATGAATTGACTAAGAGTGTGCACTGCATAAACCAAGTCTGGCCTTGTGATAGTAAGGTAGATGAGACGTCCAACTAACCTTCTGTACCTTGATGCATCTTGTAGCAATTTTCCATCACCTTGCGTGAGACATATGTTTTGTTCAATGGGAAAATGCGAAGACTTGGCTCCTAGAAACCCCGTATCCTCCAGAATTTCTAAGGCGTATTTCCGTTGACTTAATACAATGCCTCGCTTTGATCGTGCCACCTCTAATCCAaggaagaacttcaagttgccCATATCCTTTAACTTGAATTGACTTGACAAGAAGGCTTTAGTCTTTGTGATATCATCCAAACTATTTCCCGCCAGAATTACATCATCCACGTAGACTAAGAGAGCGGTAAAGGTGCCACCATGATTGTGAACGAATAAAGAATAATCTGACCATGACTGTCGAAAGCCGGCAGCCTTGAGTGCTGCCGAAAGCTTCAAAAACCATTGCCTAGAGGCTTGTTTCAGTCCATATAACGACTTGTGTAGCTTGCAGACAACGGGTTTCTCCCCCTTTCGTTCAAATCCGGGTGGCAATTGCATATAAACATCTTCATGAAGATCACCATGCAGAAAAGCATTGTTGACGTCTAATTGATGGAGGTGCCAATTTTGGAGAGCAGCCAAACTTAACAAAACACGCACGGTGGTGAGcttggcaacaggagcaaatGTCTCGCGATAATCAAGTCCCTCAACTTGGCTATAACCCTTGGCCACTAAGCGCGC encodes the following:
- the LOC133746231 gene encoding malate synthase, glyoxysomal codes for the protein MMGVGSYGYPAPATNMNTGARGGYDAPDGVEIWGRYDQDYAKILSKEALQFVVELQREFRNRIKYALECRKEAKRRYNEGGLPGFDPATKFIREGDWVCAPVPKAVADRRVEITGPVERKMVINALNSGAKVFMADFEDALSPSWENLIRGQVNLKDAVDGSITFHDKARNRVYKLNDHNIAKLFVRPRGWHLPEAHILIDGEPATGCLVDFGLYFYHNYAAFRRTQGEGSGPFFYLPKMEHSREAKIWNCVFKKAEKMVGIERGSIRATVLIETLPAVFQMDEILYELRDHSVGLNCGRWDYIFSYVKTFQAHPDRLLPDRVLVGMNQHFMRSYSDLLIRTCHRRGVHAMGGMAAQIPIRDDPVANEAALDLVRKDKLREVKAGHDGTWAAHPGLIPACMEIFTNNMGHNTPNQIQTMRREDASSITEEDLLQRPRGVRTLEGLRLNTRVGIQYLAAWLTGAGSVPLYNLMEDAATAEISRVQNWQWIKYGVELDGDGLGVRVGKELFGRVVEDEMERIEREVGKDKFKKGMYKEACKMFTRQCTAQTLDDFLTLDAYNHIVLHHPKASSRL